The following are from one region of the Nostoc cf. commune SO-36 genome:
- a CDS encoding transposase family protein gives MFYFKCYPTFDVAGLLFDLHHSRAHR, from the coding sequence TTGTTCTATTTCAAGTGTTATCCTACCTTTGATGTGGCAGGGTTATTGTTTGACCTACACCACAGTCGCGCACATCGTTAG
- the modA gene encoding molybdate ABC transporter substrate-binding protein → MILVIGLQFVNLSPAKSATTLNVYAAVSLTNALNSIKTQYQNANPGISVVYTFGASGTLLSQIQAGAPADIFISAANDQIDVLQNSSPSKLVAGSRKNIVKNRLVLITPTTSPVNAGSATLNSINGLTNANIRGIAIGDYTGTPPVVPAGDYAKQVLTKRSIFNTVSPKLYRASNVRNVLTAVENKTLAVSNVNKTIDAGFVYRTDALISKKVRIVDTALTTDNEAIVYPLGILTRTRVLSTAQSFSNYLSSSTAQNIFKNTYGFVLP, encoded by the coding sequence ATGATACTGGTAATAGGCTTACAGTTTGTCAATTTATCACCAGCCAAATCTGCAACCACCCTTAACGTGTATGCGGCTGTCAGCTTAACAAATGCGCTGAATAGTATTAAGACTCAGTACCAAAACGCTAACCCAGGTATCAGCGTTGTTTATACCTTTGGTGCTTCTGGTACTTTGCTTAGTCAGATACAAGCAGGAGCTCCAGCAGATATTTTTATTTCTGCTGCCAACGACCAAATAGATGTTTTGCAGAATTCGAGTCCAAGTAAGTTGGTTGCAGGTAGCCGTAAAAACATTGTCAAAAATCGTCTAGTTTTGATTACCCCTACAACATCTCCTGTTAATGCTGGTAGTGCTACTCTCAACAGCATCAATGGTTTGACCAACGCCAATATTAGAGGCATTGCCATAGGTGACTATACAGGTACTCCACCAGTTGTACCAGCAGGAGATTATGCCAAACAAGTTCTCACTAAGCGAAGTATTTTCAATACTGTCAGTCCCAAATTGTACCGTGCAAGCAATGTGCGTAACGTTTTAACTGCTGTTGAAAACAAAACTCTTGCAGTTAGCAATGTAAACAAGACTATTGACGCAGGTTTTGTTTACAGAACTGATGCTCTTATTTCTAAGAAGGTAAGAATTGTAGATACTGCTCTCACAACGGATAATGAGGCTATTGTCTATCCACTGGGTATACTCACCAGAACTAGAGTTTTATCGACAGCGCAGAGCTTTTCTAACTACTTAAGTAGTAGTACTGCCCAGAATATCTTCAAAAACACTTATGGGTTTGTCCTACCTTAA